A genome region from Arachis duranensis cultivar V14167 chromosome 8, aradu.V14167.gnm2.J7QH, whole genome shotgun sequence includes the following:
- the LOC107463404 gene encoding LOW QUALITY PROTEIN: E3 ubiquitin-protein ligase SINAT5 (The sequence of the model RefSeq protein was modified relative to this genomic sequence to represent the inferred CDS: inserted 1 base in 1 codon; substituted 1 base at 1 genomic stop codon), translating to MESGDSNSTVSSLIMMDDENVHHPHHNHHHHQYSSSINKVHHSSGGGPTATSVHELLECPVCTNSMYPPIHQCHNGHTLCSTCKTRVHNRCPTCRQELGDIRCLALEKIAESLELPCRYTSLGCPEIFPYYSKLKHESLCNFRPYNCPYAGSDCSIVGDIPYLVAHLRDDHRVDMHSGCTFNHRYVKSNPMEVENATWMLTVSIXSLIWSSKFGKNITILKCYLCLXSCFVGFKIMSLELLIISGDERDARSYSYSLEVGGNGRKLTFEGSPRSIRDSHKKVRDSHDGLIVYRNMALFFSGGDRKELKLRVTGRIWKEQQNPESGVCLPNLCS from the exons ATGGAATCTGGTGATAGTAATAGTACTGTATCATCATTGATCATGATGGATGATGAAAATGTGCATCATCCACatcacaatcatcatcatcatcagtatTCTTCTTCAATCAACAAGGTTCATCATAGCAGTGGTGGTGGTCCCACAGCTACAAGTGTTCATGAGCTTCTTGAGTGTCCTGTTTGCACAAATTCAATGTACCCTCCAATCCATCAG TGCCACAATGGACATACCCTTTGTTCAACTTGTAAGACAAGGGTACATAACCGGTGTCCTACTTGTAGACAAGAACTCGGTGACATAAGGTGTTTGGCATTGGAGAAGATTGCGGAATCACTAGAATTGCCTTGCAGATATACCTCTCTTGGCTGTCCTGAGATTTTTCCATATTACAGCAAACTCAAACACGAGTCTCTTTGTAACTTCAGACCTTACAACTGCCCCTATGCCGGATCAGATTGCTCTATTGTCGGGGATATTCCCTACCTTGTTGCTCATTTAAGGGATGATCATAGGGTTGATATGCATTCTGGATGCACTTTTAACCATCGCTATGTCAAGTCTAATCCTATGGAAGTCGAAAACGCTACGTGGATGCTGACTGTAAGCATATAAAGTTTAATATggagttctaagtttggtaaaAACATCACAATTCTAAAATGTTACTTATGCT TAAGCTGTTTTGTTGGTTTTAAAATTATGAGCTTAGAATTACTTATTATTTCTGGCGACGAAAGAGATGCACGGAGCTATAGCTACAGCTTGGAAGTAGGAGGAAATGGGCGGAAACTAACCTTCGAGGGAAGTCCTAGAAGCATAAGAGATAGCCACAAGAAAGTTAGAGATAGCCATGACGGCCTCATTGTATACCGAAACATGGCGCTTTTCTTCTCCGGTGGGGACCGGAAAGAGCTGAAGCTGAGAGTAACTGGAAGGATATGGAAAGAACAGCAAAACCCGGAAAGTGGAGTGTGCTTACCAAATCTGTGCAGCTAG